The sequence below is a genomic window from Burkholderia contaminans.
CGCAGATCGAGGGCGAGACAGCCGTCGTCGGAGCGCGCGACGCCCGAAGCACGGCCGTGCCCGGATTCGCCTCCGGAGACGGTGACCGTCGTCGTATAGAGGGGGGCGAATTCCCGCCCCCGGTATTTGTCGAGCAGCGTCAGCGGCGGAGGTTGCAACCTCTCGTTCTCCATACTTCTCCCGGTCTGTAATCGGCGAACGCGAACGTTCCGAATCTTGCGTATCCGGATGGTGCGTGGTACGTCAACGCACATCGGCGCAAGGGGGCTGGCCTTGCCGGCAAGTTGATGCCATCACCCATCGTTCGAACGATAGCCGACGCGCTCTCGCATGCTAGTCAAAGACGTGCCGCCGGACCAGATCGACTCGGGATGCATGGTGTTGCCCGCTTCGTACCAATACGGCGAGCGCGACGGGTGCCCGGGCGCATGGATTTCTCCACGACTGCGGTAGGCGCCCGATGGGCGCTGGTTGCGTCGATCATCTTCATCGTGGTCGTGCCGCTGGTCTGGCTCACCAAGCTCGCCGGGGGCGGTGGTGGCATGGCGGGGATGCGCACTGAAAGAGACCGCCGGGAATCGTACGCAGGTGAACGGACGTGCGCCACCTTCGACCCGATGCCAGCGAGAAACAGCCCGGTTCTCTATAGCGCGATGATCGTGTGGTCGCACCGATGGTCGGCAGGATCTCCGAGCATTGCTTTCAGATCGCGCTCGATCGTGGCGCACAGCGTCGAAATGGGAACGTCGTTCGCACCGCCTTCGAACGGATTCTCGGTGCTTTCGCCGACCTGGTCGAGCGACGTATACATCCACGACACCGCGACGCTGCATGGCACGACCAGCCACACCATGTTGCCATGCATGAAGCCGCTCACGCCGTCGTTCAGCCGGTTGAATTCGCTCAGAAGACCGAACGGTAGGGAAAGGCAGAAGAACCGGACGAACAGCGAGCTGACGGTCGCGTACTGTCGCGGATACGGGAAGTTCTTGAAACGTTCTGATCTCGACTGGAGCGCGATGAAATCCCCGATCGTCTTGTGAAGCTCCATGTAGAAGCTCGTATTCAGCCGACCGGCCGCGTGAAGCGTCCCGAGCGCACTGCATTGCAGGTTCAGCACGAATGTCGCGATGGACATGGAAGAGAGCGCCTGTGCCGTCTCAGACGGCGACAGGTATTTCAGCAACACTTCCCTGATGTCCCGTTCCCACTCCGGAACGCGATAGTACCGGCGGTACTCCGCGTTGTAGCGTTTGCTCGTGCTTTCCCAGACCCGAGGGCGACGCAGTTCGTATCGCAGCGCGGTCAGCCATCCAAGGTGTCGATCGATCAACGTGCGGGAAATCGCTTCGTCGCCGGCAAAATCGCGCGCGAGTTGGCCCCAGCGACGGCTCTTGCCCACGATTTCGGTCCAGATTTCCAGCGCGTCCGTTGCGCGGTTGTACGTCTGGACATTCTTGAAGCCGACGATGAACGACGTCGCGGTTCCGAGGAGAACCACGATCGTCAGCGGGATCGACAACCATGTGACGCACAGGAACTTGTACAGAATGACCGGCACAGTCCCGAAGACGAAGAGCGCATAGATGTTCCAGCGTGTCCAGATCAGGAACTCCGACAACTTGTACGATTTTCCGAGATGCATTTCCTTTGCCTCATCGAGGACTCGGCGCGTCCCCGAATGCACGGCGCGGCGGCCACGCGCGACAGGGCAGCAACGACGATCTTCAGCGGACAGGCGCCGCTACCGCCCGACGGGCGTCGCGTCAATCAACGACAGTCACGATATTGACGGTGGCTGGTCTGGCCATCTTTGCGTACGGGCACAGGCGCTCCGCGGCTCGAACCCGTTCTTCCGCGATGTCCTGATCGACGCCGGGCATCCGGACGCGGATGTCGACGAGCAGCGCATGACCGCCGTCCATCGGATCGCGGCCAAACGAAACCCGCACCTCCACGACCGTATCGGCAGGTTCCATGCCGGCGCGTTGCTCGAGCAGGTTCAGCGCACCGTGAAAGCACGCGGCGAAGCCCGCCGCGAACAATTGCTCGGGGTTGGTCCCGTTGCCGGGTCCGCCCAACTCGGTGGGCAGGCGCAGATCGACGGCGAGGTTCCCGTCGTCCGAGCGCACGACGCCGGATGCGCGGCCGTGTCCCGTCTCGCCACCGGACACGGTGACGCTCGTCATATAGAGAGGCTGGAAATCCCGACCCCGATATCTGTCGAGGAGGGAGAGCGGAGGGGCCTGCAGCGTGTTGTCATTCATGATGCTTGCTCGAGTTCAGCGACGCTTCGATACCCGGTCATTCATTTGTCGAAGCGTGTTGTAAAGGGGGTTGCACGGCCCGGGCAAATGGCGTCTTCACGAACAAGTGGAGCGATCGACCGTATGCGGAGCGCGGCGATCTTCCGGTGCAGCCCGAATCCAGGTTTGTCCATGCAGAAGGGCGCCCCCATGCTAGCGGAGCGTACCGTGCGACGGTATGGCCGTCGCGGGTGATTCAATGTTTCCCGCCGAACACCAATCGGAGCCGTGACGCAGGACTGTGAC
It includes:
- a CDS encoding bestrophin family protein; translated protein: MHLGKSYKLSEFLIWTRWNIYALFVFGTVPVILYKFLCVTWLSIPLTIVVLLGTATSFIVGFKNVQTYNRATDALEIWTEIVGKSRRWGQLARDFAGDEAISRTLIDRHLGWLTALRYELRRPRVWESTSKRYNAEYRRYYRVPEWERDIREVLLKYLSPSETAQALSSMSIATFVLNLQCSALGTLHAAGRLNTSFYMELHKTIGDFIALQSRSERFKNFPYPRQYATVSSLFVRFFCLSLPFGLLSEFNRLNDGVSGFMHGNMVWLVVPCSVAVSWMYTSLDQVGESTENPFEGGANDVPISTLCATIERDLKAMLGDPADHRCDHTIIAL
- a CDS encoding Ohr family peroxiredoxin, giving the protein MNDNTLQAPPLSLLDRYRGRDFQPLYMTSVTVSGGETGHGRASGVVRSDDGNLAVDLRLPTELGGPGNGTNPEQLFAAGFAACFHGALNLLEQRAGMEPADTVVEVRVSFGRDPMDGGHALLVDIRVRMPGVDQDIAEERVRAAERLCPYAKMARPATVNIVTVVD